Proteins found in one Serratia plymuthica genomic segment:
- a CDS encoding nucleobase:cation symporter-2 family protein, translating into MTMPSTELDAVQKAAVTPHTSELIYRLEDRPPLPQTLFAAGQHLLAMFVAVITPALLICQALGLPAQDTQHIISMSLFASGLASILQIKTWGPVGSGLLSIQGTSFNFVSPLIMGGLALKNGGADVPTMMAALFGTLMVASCTEILLSRVLHLARRIITPLVSGIVVMIIGLSLIQVGLTSIGGGYAAISDHSFGAPKNLLLAGAVLAVIILLNRQRNPYLRVASLVIAMAVGYLLAWAMDMLPASQPAPQTAAVTLPIPLYYGLGFDWSLLLPLMLIFMVTSLETIGDITATSDVSEQPVSGPLYMKRLKGGVLANGLNSMLSAVFNTFPNSCFGQNNGVIQLTGVASRYVGFVVALMLIALGLFPAVANFVQHIPEPVLGGATLVMFGTIAASGVRIVSRERLNRRAIMIMALSLAVGMGVSQQPLILQFAPDWLKTLLSSGIAAGGITAIVLNLVFPHEHQKP; encoded by the coding sequence ATGACCATGCCATCCACCGAGCTTGATGCCGTGCAAAAAGCCGCCGTAACGCCCCACACCAGCGAACTGATTTACCGTCTGGAAGACCGCCCGCCGCTGCCGCAAACGCTGTTTGCCGCCGGTCAGCATCTGCTGGCGATGTTCGTGGCGGTTATCACCCCAGCGCTGTTGATCTGTCAGGCGCTCGGTCTGCCGGCACAGGATACTCAGCACATTATCAGCATGTCGCTGTTTGCCTCCGGCCTGGCCTCTATTTTGCAAATTAAAACCTGGGGGCCGGTCGGTTCGGGCCTGCTGTCGATTCAGGGCACCAGTTTTAACTTTGTTTCACCGCTGATTATGGGCGGGCTGGCGCTGAAAAACGGCGGTGCCGACGTCCCAACCATGATGGCTGCGCTATTCGGCACGCTGATGGTCGCCTCCTGCACCGAGATCTTGCTTTCCCGCGTGCTGCACCTGGCGCGACGCATCATCACCCCGCTGGTCTCCGGTATTGTGGTGATGATTATCGGGTTGTCGCTGATTCAGGTTGGGCTGACCTCCATCGGCGGCGGCTATGCCGCGATAAGCGATCACAGTTTCGGCGCACCGAAAAACCTGCTGCTGGCCGGCGCGGTATTGGCGGTGATTATTCTGCTTAACCGCCAGCGCAACCCGTACCTGCGCGTCGCCTCGCTGGTGATCGCCATGGCGGTCGGCTACCTGCTGGCCTGGGCGATGGACATGCTGCCGGCAAGCCAGCCGGCTCCGCAAACGGCGGCGGTCACCCTTCCGATCCCGCTGTATTATGGCCTGGGCTTTGACTGGAGCCTGCTGCTGCCGCTGATGCTGATCTTTATGGTCACCTCACTGGAAACCATCGGCGACATCACCGCCACCTCAGACGTGTCGGAACAGCCGGTCAGCGGCCCCTTGTATATGAAACGCCTGAAAGGCGGCGTGCTGGCCAACGGCCTGAACTCGATGCTGTCGGCAGTATTCAACACCTTCCCCAACTCCTGTTTTGGTCAGAACAACGGCGTGATCCAACTGACCGGGGTTGCCAGCCGTTACGTCGGCTTTGTGGTGGCGTTGATGCTGATCGCGCTGGGCTTGTTCCCGGCAGTGGCCAATTTCGTGCAGCATATTCCTGAACCGGTGCTTGGCGGCGCTACCCTGGTGATGTTCGGCACCATCGCCGCCTCCGGCGTGCGTATCGTGTCGCGCGAAAGGCTGAACCGCCGCGCGATCATGATCATGGCGCTGTCGCTGGCCGTCGGCATGGGTGTTTCCCAGCAACCGTTGATCCTGCAGTTCGCGCCCGACTGGCTGAAAACCCTGCTCTCTTCAGGCATTGCCGCCGGCGGCATCACCGCCATCGTGCTCAACCTGGTGTTCCCGCACGAACACCAGAAGCCATAA
- the spoT gene encoding bifunctional GTP diphosphokinase/guanosine-3',5'-bis pyrophosphate 3'-pyrophosphohydrolase, whose translation MYLFESLNLLIQRYLPEEQIKRLKQAYLVARDAHEGQTRSSGEPYITHPVAVACILAEMRLDHETLMAALLHDVIEDTPATYQDMEQLFGKSVAELVEGVSKLDKLKFQDKKEAQAENFRKMIMAMVQDIRVVLIKLADRTHNMRTLGSLRPDKRRRIARETLEIYSPLAHRLGIHHLKTELEELGFEALYPNRYRVIKEVVKAARGNRKEMIQKILSEIEGRLNEAGIPCRVSGREKHLYSIYLKMHLKEQRFHSIMDIYAFRVIVKEVDTCYRVLGQAHSLYKPRPGRVKDYIAIPKANGYQSLHTSLIGPHGVPVEVQIRTEDMDQMAEMGVAAHWAYKEKEQGETGTTAQIRAQRWMQSLLELQQSAGSSFEFIESVKSDLFPDEIYVFTPEGRIVELPAGATPVDFAYAVHTDIGHACVGARVDRQPYPLSQSLSSGQTVEIITAPGARPNAAWLNFVVSSKARAKIRQMLKNLKRDDSVGLGRRLLNHALGGSRKLAEIPPENIQHELDRMKLATLDDLLAEIGLGNAMSVVVAKNLQGDQSNLGTSSGVRNLAIKGADGVLITFAKCCRPIPGDPIIAHVSPGKGLVIHHESCRNIRGYQKEPEKFMAVEWDKDIEQEFIAEIKVDMFNHQGALANLTAAINAAESNIQSLNTEEKDGRVYSAFIRLTTRDRIHLANIMRKIRIMPDVIKVNRNRN comes from the coding sequence TTGTACCTGTTTGAAAGCCTGAATCTGCTGATTCAACGTTACCTGCCTGAGGAGCAGATTAAGCGCCTCAAACAGGCATACCTCGTTGCACGTGATGCTCACGAGGGACAGACACGCTCCAGCGGTGAGCCCTACATTACTCACCCGGTCGCCGTGGCCTGCATTCTGGCGGAAATGCGTCTCGATCATGAGACGCTGATGGCCGCGCTGCTGCATGACGTCATCGAAGACACCCCGGCCACCTACCAGGATATGGAACAGCTGTTCGGCAAGAGCGTCGCTGAACTGGTTGAAGGCGTATCCAAGCTCGACAAGCTGAAGTTCCAGGACAAAAAAGAAGCCCAGGCGGAAAACTTCCGCAAAATGATCATGGCGATGGTGCAGGATATCCGCGTCGTGCTGATCAAGCTGGCCGACCGCACGCACAATATGCGGACCCTGGGTTCGCTGCGCCCTGACAAACGGCGGCGTATCGCGCGTGAAACCCTGGAAATCTACAGCCCCTTGGCCCATCGCCTGGGTATTCACCACCTGAAGACCGAGCTGGAAGAGCTGGGTTTTGAGGCGTTGTACCCGAACCGCTACCGTGTCATCAAAGAAGTGGTGAAAGCCGCTCGCGGTAACCGTAAGGAGATGATCCAAAAGATTCTCTCCGAGATCGAAGGCCGATTGAACGAAGCCGGCATTCCTTGCCGCGTCAGCGGGCGAGAAAAGCATCTGTATTCCATCTACCTCAAGATGCACCTGAAAGAGCAGCGGTTCCATTCGATTATGGACATCTACGCGTTCCGGGTGATCGTGAAGGAAGTCGATACCTGCTACCGCGTGCTGGGTCAGGCCCACAGCCTGTATAAGCCGCGTCCGGGCAGGGTCAAAGACTATATCGCCATTCCCAAGGCCAACGGCTACCAATCGCTGCACACCTCCCTGATCGGCCCTCACGGCGTGCCGGTTGAGGTGCAGATCCGTACCGAAGATATGGATCAGATGGCAGAAATGGGGGTGGCTGCGCACTGGGCTTATAAAGAAAAAGAACAGGGCGAAACCGGCACCACCGCGCAAATCCGCGCTCAGCGCTGGATGCAAAGCTTGCTGGAGTTGCAGCAAAGCGCCGGCAGTTCATTTGAATTTATCGAGAGCGTAAAATCCGATCTGTTCCCGGATGAGATTTACGTTTTCACCCCGGAAGGCCGCATCGTTGAATTGCCTGCGGGCGCAACGCCGGTCGACTTCGCCTACGCGGTGCATACCGATATCGGCCATGCCTGCGTTGGCGCCCGCGTCGATCGCCAACCCTATCCGCTGTCGCAGTCGCTGAGCAGCGGCCAGACGGTGGAAATCATCACCGCACCGGGCGCGCGGCCGAACGCCGCCTGGCTGAACTTTGTCGTCAGCTCGAAAGCGCGCGCCAAAATCCGCCAGATGCTGAAAAACCTCAAGCGTGATGACTCGGTCGGCCTCGGCCGTCGCTTGCTGAACCATGCGTTGGGCGGCAGCCGCAAACTGGCAGAGATCCCACCGGAAAATATCCAGCACGAGCTGGATCGCATGAAACTGGCGACCCTGGACGATCTGCTGGCTGAAATCGGCCTCGGCAACGCCATGAGCGTGGTGGTGGCGAAAAACCTGCAGGGTGACCAATCCAACCTGGGCACCTCCTCCGGGGTTCGTAACCTGGCGATCAAGGGCGCAGACGGCGTGCTGATCACCTTCGCCAAGTGCTGCCGACCTATTCCGGGCGACCCGATCATTGCCCACGTCAGCCCGGGCAAAGGGCTGGTGATCCACCATGAATCCTGCCGGAATATCCGCGGCTACCAGAAAGAGCCCGAGAAATTCATGGCGGTAGAGTGGGATAAAGATATCGAGCAGGAATTCATCGCCGAGATCAAAGTGGACATGTTTAACCATCAGGGCGCGCTGGCCAACCTGACGGCGGCTATCAATGCGGCCGAGTCCAATATTCAGAGCCTGAATACCGAAGAGAAAGACGGCCGGGTTTATAGCGCCTTTATCCGCCTGACCACCCGCGATCGCATCCATCTGGCAAATATTATGCGTAAAATCCGTATCATGCCGGATGTGATTAAAGTTAACCGTAACCGAAATTAG
- the gmk gene encoding guanylate kinase gives MAQGTLFIVSAPSGAGKSSLIQALLKTQPLYDTQVSVSHTTRDSRPGEHHGEHYFFVSKDEFRRMIEQDAFLEHAEVFGNYYGTSRAAIEQVLSTGVDVFLDIDWQGAQQIRAKMPQARSIFILPPSKDELGRRLRGRGQDSEEVIAKRMAQAVAEMTHYAEYDYLIVNDDFDLALSDLKTIIRAERLRLGRQLLRHDALISKLLAD, from the coding sequence ATGGCTCAAGGCACGCTTTTTATTGTCTCTGCCCCCAGTGGCGCAGGGAAATCAAGTCTGATTCAGGCTTTGTTAAAGACGCAACCGCTGTACGACACGCAGGTTTCGGTTTCGCACACCACGCGCGACAGTCGCCCGGGTGAACATCACGGCGAGCATTATTTCTTCGTCTCAAAAGATGAATTCCGCCGGATGATTGAGCAGGATGCGTTTCTTGAGCATGCCGAAGTGTTCGGCAACTATTACGGAACCTCACGCGCCGCCATTGAGCAGGTGCTGTCGACCGGCGTAGACGTCTTCCTGGATATCGACTGGCAGGGTGCGCAGCAGATCCGCGCTAAAATGCCGCAGGCGCGCAGCATCTTTATTTTGCCGCCTTCGAAGGATGAACTCGGCCGCCGCCTGCGTGGCCGTGGGCAAGACTCTGAAGAAGTGATCGCCAAACGCATGGCGCAGGCCGTGGCGGAGATGACGCACTACGCGGAGTATGATTATTTAATCGTGAACGATGATTTCGATCTGGCCCTGTCCGATCTGAAAACCATTATTCGCGCAGAGCGCCTGCGTTTAGGCCGGCAATTGCTGCGGCATGACGCTTTAATCAGCAAACTATTGGCAGACTGA
- the gltS gene encoding sodium/glutamate symporter, whose protein sequence is MFHLDTYGTLVAATLVLLLGGKCVRSIPLLRKYTIPAPVAGGLLVALLLLALKKFANWEISFDMSLKDPLMLAFFATIGLNANLARLRAGGKALMVFLFVVLGLLVVQNAIGIGMAKILGLDPLMGLIAGSITLSGGHGTGAAWSKLFIERYGFENATEVAMACATFGLVLGGLIGGPVARYLVKHSSTPEGTPEDSVQPSGFEKPESGRLITSLVMIETIAMIAICLSLGQFIAGLLNGTVFELPNFVCVLFVGVVLSNTLAFSGFYTVFERAVSVLGNVSLSLFLAMALMSLRLWELASLALPMLAILAVQTLVMALYAIFVTYRVMGKNYDAAVLAAGHCGFGMGATPTAIANMQAITDRFGPSHLAFLVVPMVGAFFIDIANAIVIKLYLLLPVFPAVG, encoded by the coding sequence ATGTTTCATCTCGATACTTATGGCACGTTAGTCGCGGCAACGCTGGTTCTGCTCCTTGGGGGCAAATGCGTCAGAAGCATTCCGCTGTTGCGAAAATACACTATTCCCGCACCTGTCGCCGGTGGTTTGCTGGTGGCGCTCTTGTTGTTAGCCCTGAAAAAGTTCGCTAACTGGGAAATCAGCTTCGATATGTCGCTGAAAGACCCGTTGATGCTGGCCTTCTTCGCCACCATCGGCCTGAATGCCAACCTGGCGCGGCTGCGCGCGGGCGGCAAAGCGCTAATGGTGTTCCTGTTTGTGGTGCTGGGCCTGTTGGTGGTGCAGAACGCCATTGGCATCGGCATGGCGAAAATACTGGGTCTGGATCCGCTGATGGGCCTGATCGCCGGTTCAATTACGCTATCCGGCGGTCATGGTACCGGCGCAGCCTGGAGCAAGCTGTTCATCGAGCGTTATGGATTTGAAAACGCTACGGAAGTGGCGATGGCCTGTGCGACTTTCGGCCTGGTGCTGGGCGGGCTGATCGGCGGCCCGGTGGCGCGTTACCTGGTGAAACACTCCTCTACGCCGGAAGGCACACCGGAAGACAGCGTGCAACCGAGCGGTTTTGAAAAGCCGGAAAGCGGTCGACTGATCACCTCTTTGGTGATGATCGAAACTATCGCGATGATCGCCATCTGCTTGAGCCTGGGGCAGTTTATTGCCGGCTTGTTGAATGGCACGGTGTTTGAATTGCCAAACTTTGTCTGTGTGCTGTTTGTCGGGGTGGTCCTCAGCAATACGCTGGCGTTCAGCGGTTTTTACACCGTGTTCGAACGGGCGGTGTCGGTGCTGGGGAACGTCAGCCTGTCGCTGTTCCTGGCCATGGCGCTGATGAGCCTGCGCCTGTGGGAGCTGGCGTCGCTGGCGCTGCCGATGCTGGCCATTCTGGCTGTGCAGACACTGGTGATGGCGCTCTACGCAATTTTCGTCACTTATCGGGTGATGGGCAAAAACTACGACGCGGCGGTACTGGCTGCGGGACACTGTGGTTTTGGCATGGGCGCTACGCCAACGGCGATCGCCAATATGCAGGCGATTACCGATCGCTTCGGTCCATCGCATCTGGCGTTTCTGGTGGTGCCGATGGTGGGGGCGTTCTTTATTGATATCGCCAACGCGATCGTGATTAAGCTGTATCTGCTGTTGCCGGTATTCCCGGCGGTGGGCTGA
- a CDS encoding AsmA family protein, with product MKFIGKLLLTLLLLVVLAIVLLYVVGQTGWAAGWLSRWISDNSEYRLSVAKISHSWNQPGQISLEDVKLAKNNQPQALVAKRVDLGLSLRQITEPRYFHSVTLRDGTLAVQPQTATLPVQADVLQLSNMALQSSDETWQLNAQQVNAGITPWQPKAGHLLGENNQFQFSAGSMTLNGIPASQVLVQGELKQNQLKLNNFGADLAQGDLTGVASRAADGSWQVERLRLSGVRMQTPLTLAEFWQRFTALPPVTLKRFDLIDARLEGKEWAFNDLDLSLQNVTFQQGDWRSEDGSLNFNASDLINGGFHLIDPIMNMRLSPAGIAIQQFTSRWEGGLLRTSGSWLRANNRLQLDEVAVAALEYTLPQDWRALWLQPLPHWLAEVYVNKLTTNRNLIIDINPDFPFQITALDGYGGNLLLARDHQWGIWSGTLNLNGSEATFNKIDVRRPSLALNANDGQINVTELSAFMPKGLLEAKATVEQLPGKPFTLSLNGRSVPMNTLQQWGWQPVPLEGDGNLQLQLKGLLNSDGPFKSSLKGELQATAGDGRAVNQQLP from the coding sequence ATGAAATTTATCGGAAAACTGTTGCTGACGTTGCTGCTGCTGGTAGTGCTTGCCATTGTGCTGTTGTACGTCGTGGGGCAAACCGGCTGGGCGGCGGGTTGGTTAAGCCGTTGGATCAGCGATAACAGCGAATACCGCCTGTCGGTGGCAAAAATCTCGCACTCATGGAATCAACCGGGCCAAATCAGCCTGGAAGACGTCAAACTGGCCAAAAATAATCAGCCGCAGGCGTTGGTCGCCAAACGGGTAGATCTCGGCCTGAGCCTGCGCCAAATTACCGAACCGCGCTATTTTCACAGCGTAACGCTGCGCGACGGCACGCTTGCCGTTCAGCCGCAGACCGCGACACTGCCGGTACAGGCCGATGTGTTGCAGTTGAGCAATATGGCGCTGCAGTCCAGCGATGAAACCTGGCAGCTGAACGCGCAGCAGGTCAATGCCGGCATTACGCCCTGGCAGCCCAAAGCCGGACATCTGCTGGGAGAAAACAATCAGTTCCAGTTCAGCGCCGGCTCGATGACGCTGAACGGTATCCCGGCTTCGCAGGTGCTGGTACAGGGTGAGCTTAAACAGAACCAGCTGAAGCTCAACAACTTCGGCGCCGATCTGGCGCAGGGTGACCTGACCGGAGTAGCCAGCCGCGCCGCCGACGGCAGCTGGCAGGTGGAACGCCTGCGGCTGAGTGGCGTACGCATGCAAACTCCGCTGACGCTGGCCGAATTCTGGCAACGCTTTACGGCGCTGCCGCCGGTCACTCTCAAACGTTTTGATTTGATCGACGCACGACTGGAGGGCAAAGAGTGGGCATTCAACGATCTCGATCTGTCGCTGCAGAACGTTACCTTCCAGCAAGGCGACTGGCGCAGTGAGGACGGTTCGCTGAACTTCAACGCCAGCGATCTGATCAACGGCGGTTTCCACCTGATCGATCCGATCATGAATATGCGGCTTTCACCGGCCGGTATCGCCATTCAACAGTTCACCAGCCGCTGGGAAGGCGGGCTGCTGCGTACCTCCGGCAGCTGGCTGCGCGCCAACAACCGCCTGCAACTGGACGAAGTGGCCGTCGCCGCACTCGAATACACCTTGCCGCAAGACTGGCGCGCGCTATGGCTGCAACCGCTGCCGCACTGGTTGGCGGAGGTGTACGTCAACAAACTGACCACCAATCGCAACCTGATCATCGACATTAATCCGGACTTCCCGTTCCAGATCACCGCGCTGGACGGCTACGGCGGCAACCTGCTGTTGGCGCGCGATCACCAGTGGGGTATTTGGTCCGGCACGCTGAACCTGAATGGCAGCGAAGCCACCTTCAATAAAATTGACGTTCGGCGCCCATCGCTGGCGCTAAACGCCAATGACGGGCAGATCAACGTCACCGAGCTAAGTGCCTTTATGCCAAAAGGATTACTGGAAGCCAAAGCCACGGTCGAGCAGCTGCCGGGCAAGCCGTTTACGCTGTCGTTGAACGGCCGCTCGGTACCGATGAATACCTTGCAGCAATGGGGATGGCAGCCGGTTCCGCTAGAAGGTGACGGAAATCTGCAACTGCAGTTGAAAGGGTTGCTGAACAGCGATGGGCCGTTTAAATCCTCACTTAAGGGCGAACTGCAGGCCACCGCCGGCGATGGCCGGGCGGTCAACCAACAGTTACCCTAG
- the trmH gene encoding tRNA (guanosine(18)-2'-O)-methyltransferase TrmH: protein MSPERYARICEMLATRQPDLTVCLEQVHKPHNVSAIIRTADAVGVHQVHAVWPTSRMRTLVSSAAGSNSWVNVKTHRTISDAVTHLKDQGMQILATHLSDRAVDFREVDYTRPTCVLLGQEKTGITEEALALADQDIIIPMIGMVQSLNVSVASALILYEAQRQRHNAGMYLRTHSALDEEEQQRLLFEGGYPVLANVAKRKGLPRPQIDQQGQVVADAEWWATMQATVRR, encoded by the coding sequence ATGAGCCCTGAACGCTATGCGCGGATTTGTGAAATGCTGGCGACCCGGCAGCCGGATCTGACGGTCTGCCTGGAACAGGTGCACAAACCGCATAACGTCTCCGCCATTATCCGCACCGCCGACGCCGTCGGCGTGCATCAGGTGCATGCCGTGTGGCCGACCTCACGCATGCGCACCCTGGTTTCCTCCGCTGCCGGCAGCAACAGCTGGGTCAATGTAAAAACCCACCGCACCATCTCCGACGCGGTAACCCACCTGAAAGATCAAGGCATGCAGATTCTGGCGACCCACCTTTCCGACCGCGCGGTTGATTTCCGCGAGGTGGATTACACCCGCCCAACCTGCGTGCTGTTGGGCCAGGAAAAAACCGGTATCACCGAAGAAGCGCTGGCCCTGGCCGACCAGGACATCATCATTCCGATGATCGGCATGGTGCAATCCCTCAACGTGTCGGTCGCCTCGGCCTTGATCCTGTACGAAGCGCAGCGCCAACGCCACAACGCCGGCATGTACCTGCGCACCCACAGCGCGCTGGACGAAGAAGAACAACAACGCTTGCTGTTCGAGGGCGGCTACCCGGTGTTGGCCAACGTCGCCAAGCGCAAAGGGCTGCCGCGTCCGCAGATTGATCAACAGGGCCAGGTGGTCGCCGACGCCGAATGGTGGGCGACCATGCAGGCAACGGTACGCCGATGA
- the recG gene encoding ATP-dependent DNA helicase RecG, with protein sequence MKGRLLDAVPLTTLSGVGASQAGKLAKIGLETIQDLLLHLPLRYEDRTRLYPINDLLPGIFATVEGEVLRSDISFGRRRMLTCQISDGTGLLTMRFFNFNAAMKNSLAAGRRVTAYGEIKRGNHGAEIIHPEYRIQGESSEVELQESLTPVYPTTEGIRQATLRKLTDQALELLDTCAIAELLPPELSGGLMSLPQALHTLHRPPPDIQLEDLEQGKHPAQKRLILEELLAHNLSMLAVRAGAQSYQALPLMPDDRLKKRFLAELPFSPTGAQERVVADIEADMQKGFPMMRLVQGDVGSGKTLVAALAALRAIAHGKQVALMAPTELLAEQHANNFRQWFEPLGLEVGWLAGKQKGKARIAQQEAIASGKVSMVVGTHAIFQEQVQFSGLALVIIDEQHRFGVHQRLALWEKGEEQGFHAHQLIMTATPIPRTLAMTAYADLDTSVIDELPPGRTPVTTVAIPDTRRADIIQRVKSACMEEGRQAYWVCTLIEESELLEAQAAEATWEELKAALPELKVALVHGRMKAQEKQAVMQAFKQGELQLLVATTVIEVGVDVPNASLMIIENPERLGLAQLHQLRGRVGRGAVASHCVLLYKTPLSKTAQKRLQVLRDSNDGFVIAQRDLEIRGPGELLGTRQTGSAEFKVADLLRDQAMIPEVQRVARHIHQQYPEHARALIERWLPEKARYSNA encoded by the coding sequence ATGAAAGGCCGCCTGCTGGATGCCGTCCCTCTCACCACGCTTTCCGGGGTTGGAGCCAGCCAGGCGGGCAAGCTGGCAAAAATTGGCCTGGAAACCATTCAGGACCTGCTGCTGCACCTCCCGTTGCGTTATGAAGACCGCACCCGTCTCTATCCGATCAACGACCTGCTGCCGGGCATTTTTGCCACAGTGGAAGGCGAAGTGCTGCGCAGCGATATCAGTTTTGGCCGTCGGCGTATGCTGACCTGCCAAATCAGCGACGGCACCGGCCTGCTCACCATGCGTTTCTTTAACTTCAACGCGGCGATGAAAAATAGCCTGGCCGCAGGCCGACGCGTGACCGCTTACGGTGAGATCAAACGCGGCAACCACGGCGCAGAAATCATCCACCCGGAATACCGCATTCAGGGGGAAAGCAGCGAGGTTGAGCTGCAGGAATCACTGACGCCGGTTTATCCGACCACCGAAGGCATCAGGCAGGCCACGCTGCGCAAGCTGACCGATCAGGCGCTGGAGCTGCTGGACACCTGCGCCATCGCCGAACTGCTGCCACCGGAACTCAGTGGCGGGCTGATGAGCCTGCCGCAGGCGCTGCATACCCTGCACCGCCCGCCGCCGGATATCCAGCTGGAAGATTTGGAGCAGGGCAAGCATCCGGCGCAAAAACGCCTGATCCTGGAAGAGCTGCTGGCGCATAACCTCAGCATGCTGGCGGTGCGTGCCGGCGCGCAGAGTTATCAGGCGCTGCCGCTGATGCCGGATGACCGTCTGAAAAAACGCTTTCTCGCCGAATTGCCGTTCTCGCCGACCGGCGCGCAAGAGCGCGTGGTAGCCGATATCGAAGCCGATATGCAAAAAGGCTTCCCGATGATGCGGCTGGTGCAAGGCGATGTCGGCTCAGGCAAAACGCTGGTGGCCGCCCTGGCGGCACTGCGCGCCATCGCCCACGGCAAACAGGTGGCATTGATGGCGCCTACCGAACTGCTGGCCGAACAACACGCCAATAACTTCCGCCAGTGGTTTGAACCGCTGGGGCTTGAAGTCGGCTGGCTGGCCGGCAAGCAAAAAGGCAAGGCACGCATTGCTCAGCAGGAAGCGATCGCCAGCGGAAAAGTGTCGATGGTGGTCGGTACGCACGCCATATTCCAGGAACAGGTGCAGTTTTCCGGCTTGGCGCTGGTGATCATCGACGAACAGCACCGGTTTGGCGTGCACCAGCGGCTGGCTCTGTGGGAAAAGGGCGAGGAGCAAGGCTTCCATGCCCACCAGTTGATCATGACCGCCACGCCCATCCCACGCACGCTGGCAATGACCGCCTATGCCGATCTCGATACCTCGGTGATCGACGAATTGCCGCCAGGCAGGACGCCGGTCACCACCGTCGCCATTCCAGACACCCGGCGCGCCGATATTATCCAGCGGGTAAAAAGCGCCTGCATGGAAGAAGGCCGACAGGCGTATTGGGTCTGTACGTTGATCGAAGAGTCGGAGTTGCTGGAAGCGCAGGCGGCGGAAGCCACCTGGGAAGAGCTGAAGGCTGCGCTGCCCGAACTGAAAGTCGCTCTGGTTCACGGCCGTATGAAGGCGCAGGAAAAACAGGCGGTCATGCAGGCCTTCAAACAGGGTGAGTTACAGCTGCTGGTGGCGACCACAGTGATCGAAGTCGGCGTCGACGTACCGAACGCCAGCCTGATGATTATCGAAAACCCGGAGCGGCTTGGGTTGGCGCAGCTGCATCAGCTGCGCGGCCGCGTTGGCCGTGGCGCAGTGGCATCGCATTGCGTGCTGTTGTACAAAACCCCGCTCAGCAAAACTGCGCAGAAACGTCTGCAGGTACTGCGCGACAGTAACGATGGCTTTGTGATTGCCCAGCGCGATCTGGAAATTCGTGGCCCAGGCGAGCTGCTTGGCACACGCCAGACCGGCAGTGCGGAGTTCAAGGTGGCCGATTTGCTGCGTGACCAGGCGATGATACCGGAAGTGCAGCGCGTCGCCCGCCATATTCATCAGCAGTACCCGGAACATGCCCGCGCCCTGATTGAACGCTGGCTGCCGGAGAAAGCGCGCTACTCCAACGCCTGA
- the rpoZ gene encoding DNA-directed RNA polymerase subunit omega — MARVTVQDAVEKIGNRFDLVLVAARRARQIQTGGKDALVPEENDKYTVIALREIEEGLITSQILDVRDRQEQQEQEAAEIQAVTAIAEGRR, encoded by the coding sequence ATGGCACGCGTAACTGTTCAAGACGCTGTAGAGAAAATTGGTAACCGTTTTGACCTGGTGTTGGTCGCTGCTCGTCGGGCACGTCAAATCCAGACTGGCGGTAAAGATGCACTTGTTCCGGAAGAAAACGACAAGTACACCGTTATCGCTCTGCGCGAAATCGAAGAAGGCCTGATCACCAGCCAGATCCTCGATGTTCGTGATCGTCAGGAGCAGCAAGAGCAGGAAGCCGCAGAAATTCAAGCGGTTACCGCAATTGCTGAAGGTCGTCGTTAA